Within the Marinobacter qingdaonensis genome, the region TCAGGGTGGTCCAGTTGTTCAGCAGGATGCGGATGATCTCACCAAAACCCAGGGTCACGATGGCCAGGTAGTCGCCCCGGAGCCGGAGTACCGGAAAGCCGAGCACCAGGCCGAACAGGGCCGCCAGCAGGGCGCCGATCGGCAGCGCGAGCCAGAAGGATACGCCCAGGTACTGGGACAGCAGGGCGAAGGTGTAGGCACCTACGGCATAGAAGGCCACGTAGCCCAGGTCGAGCAGACCGGCCAGGCCGACCACCACGTTCAGGCCCAGGGCCAGCATGATGTAGATCAGCACCAGGGTGGCCAGGTCGACTGCGCCCCGGGATACGAAGAAGGGCCAGAACAGCGCCAGTACCACGATGCCGGTCAGCACCCAGGACTCAATCTTGGCGCGCTTGTTCTCGGCCAGGGGTTCCTTGTGCTTGCCGGCGGTCAGGCTGGTGAGGTCGCCCACCTTGCCCATGATGCTGTCCCGGAACAGCTGGAACAGGAACACCACCACCGCCGCCACGGCCACGCTCAGCAGCGTGAAGGTGTCGGCACCGGTGATGGTGACGTTGATGCCCTGGGCCTCCAGGTTGAAGCCCAGGATGGGGTACGCGATAACGAGCGTAATGACGGCACAGAAGAGTGCGTGTTTCAGGTTGTGAGCAGCCATCAGATCTTCTCAACCTCCGGTTTGCCGAGCAGGCCGGTGGGTTTGAACAGCAGAATGAGGATCAGCAGGCCAAAGGAAACCACGTCCTTGTATTCACCGCTGAGGTAGCCGGAGGTCATGCTCTCCGAAACCCCCAGGATCAGCCCGCCCAGCATGGCGCCCGGAATACTGCCGATGCCACCCAGAACCGCTGCGGTAAAGGCCTTGAGGCCGGCAATGAAACCGAACAGCGGATCCACCGAGCCGTAGTACATGCCCAGCAACAGGCCGGCGACCGCCGCCAGTGCGGCGCCGATGACGAAGGTGGCGGAAATGATCCGGTTGGTGTCGATGCCCAGCAGGTTGGCCATTCCCAGGTCCTGTGACACCGCGCGGCAGGCGCGTCCGGTGCGGGAGCGGGAGATGAACAGCGACAGGACGGTCATGCAGATCAGGGTGGTGATGAAGATGGTGATCTGCATGTAGGACAGGGACATCTGGAAGGCACCGTCGGAACCGAAGGTGAAGCCGCCTTCGATCAGGGCCGGGAAACCGATGTTGCGGGAACCCTGGGCCAGGTGCACGTAGTTCTGCAGGAAGATCGACATGCCGATGGCAGAGATCAGCGGGATCAGGCGGTGCCGGCCCCGCACCGGTCGGTAGGCGACCCGTTCCACGGCCCAGCCCATGGAGCTGGACACGATCATGGCGCACACCAGGGCGACAATCAGGATCAGTGGCAGCCAGGCGATGCCCAGGGTCGCGAGACCGGTAATGGCAATCAGCGCCGTGTAGGCACCGATCATGTAGATTTCACCATGGGCAAAGTTGATCATGCCGATGATGCCGTAAACCATCGTGTAGCCGATGGCGATCAGGGCGTAGGTGCTCCCGATCGTCAGCCCGTTGATGAGCTGCTGAAAGAAATACAGGAGGTCTTGCATTGTTGGAAAACTCCGAAAGCCCGCTCCCTTCGCTTCCGCACGCGCGCCACGGGATTATCCGGAGCAGGGGAGCGGGAGGATCAACAGGAGCCTAGAAAAACACCTTCTCCCGGATCGCGGTGAGAAGGTGCTCTCAAAATTACCGTTTGTTAACGATGGCGGCTTAGTTTACCGGAGTTTTACTGCCATCTGAATGCCACTCGTAGACCACGAACTCGAAGGACTTCATGTCGCCGGCCTTGTCGTATTCAACGGTACCGATCGGCGTCTCGTAGGCGCCACTGCGCAGGGCCGCGGCCACGTCGAACGGGTCGGTGGACTCGGCCTTCTCGATACCGTCGGCGATCAGCTGGACCGCCGCGTAGGAGGTCAGCACGAACGGACCGGACGGATCCTCGCCCTTGCCTTCGAACGCCTTCACCAGCGCCTGGTTTTCGGCTTTCTGGTCGAAGCTCGGCGGCAGGGTCACCAGCAGGCCTTCGGCGGCTTCGCCGGCGATGGTGTTGATGTCCTTGTTGCCCACGCCTTCCGGACCCATGAAGGTGGCGTCCAGATCAGCCTGGCGCGCCTGACGCAGGATCAGACCCAGCTCCGGGTGGTAGCCGCCGTAATACACGTAGTCGACGTTGGCCTGCTTGAGCTTGGTGACCAGGGACGAGAAGTCCTTGTCGCCGGCGGTGATGCCCTCGAACATGGCGATTTCCACGCCCTGGTTCTTCAGGGTGTCACGCACGGCGGTGGCGATGCCTTCACCGTACTGCTGCTTGTCGTGCACGATGGCCACACGCTGTGGGTTCAGGCTGGCGATGTAGTTAGCGGCAACCGGCCCCTGCATGCTGTCCAGGCCGATGGTGCGGAACACCAGTTCATAGCCACGCTCGGTGATTTCCGGGCTGGTGGAGGCTGGGGTCACCATCAGGATGCCTTCGTCCTCGTAAATGTCGGACGCCGGCTGGGAGGAGCTCGAGCACAGGTGGCCGACCACGAAACGCACGCCGTCGTTCACCAGGTTGTTGGCAACGGTGACGGCCTGCTTGGGGTCACAGACGTCGTCGTACTCGACGCCGACCAGTTGTTCACCCATGACACCGCCATTGGCGTTGATCTGCTCGATGGCCATGCGGGCACCGGAGAACTGCATGTCACCGTACTGGGCGACAGGGCCAGTCATCGGGCCGGCGATACCAATCTGGATTTCGGCGGCGGCGTGGCCGGCGCCCATCAGGGCGATGGAGGTGCTGACAGCGGTTGCTAGTTTTTTCACGGAGGTTCTCATTGGTTCTGTCCTGTTTGGTTCAGGGTTATTCTTGTGTTCTCAGAGAGTTAAACAAACACCACACCATGCTGCTTGTCAAGCGAGCCAGGGTGGCGTTTGGGCTCGAACACAGTTCTGCGGAAATGCCCCGTTGGGCCAGCCTGGCGCTGGCCGCCTCCGGGGTCCCGGTCATCAGAAGCTGTGAAGCAAACCCTGTGCCGCTCTGAGGGGTGTCACGCGTCCGTGCTGTCGTTCTGGTCGGTGAAAACCAGCGCGCGAAAGCTTTCATGCTCGCGCAGGTGTTCGAAACTGACGTCTACCGAGGCATCGTCTCTGTATGCCTCTGAAATGTCTATCGCTTTTTGCAATGTGGCGACCGCATCCTCCCAGCGCCCGATCTCCGCGTAGGCGCAGGCCAGCTGGTAGTGGGCGTGACCGTTGTCCGGGGCCAGTTTGAGGGCGCGCTGACACAGGCTGATGGCCCAGAGCGGCTCCTGCATTTCCAGGACCGCATCGGCCTTGTAGCTGAGTGCCTCGACATCGTCCGGGCGCAGGTCGAGAATCTGATCGTAGGCCGCGATCTTGTTCTGCTGGGAGGTTTCCTGGCTGGCCTTCAGCCACAGGGAATGCACTTCGTTGGTGCGCTCAATCTCCGCCTGGTTCTGGTGGATGATGTCGGATTTCTGCTTTAGCTGGTCTTCGATGGCTTCCAGGCGTTTCTCGTATTCCACCACCAGCTCGTTGACCCGTTTCTCGGCCAGGCTGGTGAGCTGGTTACGCATGTCGCGAATGGAGTTCCAGCCGATTACGACCAGGATCGAGGTGGCGCCAGCAATCAAGTAGAAGAAGTAGGTGACGGTGTCGGTGGCGTAGGACATGGTCTTGTCGGCAACCGACAGCTCCTTGTCCACCACCTTCTCGATCAGCTCGGCCCGGGTGTTCTGCATCTCCTTGCGCAGCGCCTTGCTCTCCTCCAGCAGGTACAGCTCGATAAAGGGCGTGTACATGGGTTCTTCGAGATCCGCCAGCGCCGCCGCCACGTCGTCGGCGGTGACGTCCGGCTTGCCGGCGGGGCTCTGCTCCGTGCCCTGGGCAGTCGCCTGGCCGGTGAACGTCAGTGCCACCAGGGCGAAGGCGGCCAGGGACGAGGTCAGGGCGCGGGCAGGGTGGCGGCGAGGTGACCGGGCGGTCAGGAACCGGGACAGGTATCGGCTGAGCATTGAACGGCTTCCGTTTTTCGGGGTGTCGGAAAGTTGCAGACCTTAGCATAGTGGTCGCTGGAAAAAATGCCCGCAGCGGCAAAATCACTCCATGGAGTGAGGGTTATCGGGCGTGGGGTGCAGGCACTAGGTAAAAGTGGCCACTTGCAATTTGATTTGCAGCGAACTCTAATTATTAGTGGTATAAATAAATTGTGGGTGGTCACCACCCACGAGTGTCAGAAAAAGATGAAAAGGAGTGGGCTGAAGCCGATGGCAGGTAGCAAGCGCGAGGGTCGAAAATCACCCAACGCCTCCGAGCCGGAGACCCAAAGTGGGCAGGGTGCGAACCGGAGCAGTGCTGTGAACAATTACGAGCAGGTTTTGGTGGCCTTGCGGCGGGTCATCCGCGCCACGGACCTCCATTCCAAGCGGTTGAGCAAGCACGCCGGCCTGACCGGGCCGCAGCTGCTGATCATGCGCACCATCCGCGATCTGGGTGAGGTCACCATCGGTACCATCGCCGACAAGGTCAGCCTGAGTCAGGCCACGGTCACCACCATCCTGGACCGTCTGGAACATCGGAGCCTGGTGTACCGGGTGCGCAGCACCCAGGACAAGCGCAAGGTGCACGCGCACCTGACCGAGCAAGGCGCCGAGATCCTGGCCCGGGCACCGAACCCCCTGCAGGAGGATTTCATCAAGAAATTCCAGAGCCTGGATGAGTGGGAGCAGACCATGATCCTGGCGTCCCTGCAGCGGGTCGCGAACATGATGGACGCCGACGACATCGACGCCTCGCCGGTGCTCCATGTCGGACCGGTACTGCGCGAGGACGGCTGGAAGTCCGACCCCAAAGGCTGATCCCAGCCGGCTTACCAACAGCCCCTCCTCGGAGGGGCTGTTGCGTTTCGCTCAGTGGACGCTGGAGCCCTTGCGGGGTTTCTGGCCGAAGCAGACCTGAAAAACGTCGTTGTAGTGCTTGGCGAAATTCACCGTCAGCCCGTCCTTCAGGTAGGCCGGCAGCTCCTCGTAATCGCCACGATTGGCCTCGGGCAGGATCAGGTTGGCGATCTTCTGCCGGCGCGCGGCGATCACCTTCTCGCGAATGCCGCCCACCGGCAGCACCTGTCCGGTCAGTGTGAGCTCGCCGGTCATGGCGATGTTCGGCTGCGGTGCCTCCTTGCGGGCGATGGACAGCAGCGCGGTGGCCATGGTGACACCGGCACTCGGGCCATCCTTGGGGGTGGCGCCTTCGGGCACGTGCAGGTGCACGAACGACTTGTCGAAGAAGGTCGGGTCGCCCTTGAACCGTTTCAGGTTGGAGGACACGTAGCTGTAGGCGATTTCCGCCGATTCCTTCATCACCTCGCCCAGTTGCCCGGTCAGCCGGAAGCCGCGCTGGCTTGAGTGGATGCGCGAGGCTTCGATGCTGAGCGTGGCGCCACCCATGGCGGTCCAGGCCAGCCCGGTGACGACGCCAATGCCCTTCAGGGACTTCTCCTTGCGAAACGCCGGCTGCCCCAGGTACTCGGCGAGATCGGAGACACCGACTTTGACCGCGCTGTCGGGCTTTTCCAGCAGCTTCACAATGCCCTTGCGGATGATCTTGTGCAGCAGCTTTTCCAGGCCGCGGACGCCGGCTTCCCGGGCGTAGCCCTCGATCACCTGCTTGATGGCGGCATCGCTGATGTTGAGTTGCTTTTTCAGCAGGCCGGCCCGTTTCAGCAGGCGCGGCAGCAGATAGTGTTTGGCAATGGCCAGCTTTTCCTCGGCGATGTAACCGGACAGCCGGATCACATCCATGCGGTCCAGCAGCGGCCGGGGAATGGTGTCCAGCTGGTTGGCGGTGCAGATGAACAGGACCTTGGACAGGTCCATGCGCACGTCCAGGTAGTGGTCCAAGAATTCCCGGTTCTGTTCCGGGTCCAGGGTTTCGAGCAGGGCCGAGGCCGGATCGCCCTGGAACGAGGCACCAATCTTGTCGATTTCGTCGAGCATGATCACCGGGTTGGCGACCTTGGAGTCCTTCAACGCCTGCACGAACTTGCCCGGCATGGCCCCGATGTAGGTGCGCCGGTGGCCCTTGATCTCGGCCTCGTCGCGCATGCCGCCGACGCTGAACCGGTAGAACTTGCGGCCCAGGGCATCGGCCACCGAGTGGCCGATGGAGGTCTTGCCGACCCCGGGTGGGCCTACCAGCAGCAGGATGGAGCCGCTGACTTCGCCCTTGAAAGTGCCTTCCGCCAGGAACTCGACGATGCGGTCCTTGACGTCGTCCAGGCCGTCGTGATCCCGGTCCAGGATGCGACGGGCTTCGGCCAGGTCAAAATGATCCTCGGAGTGGATGCCCCAGGGCACTTGGGTCAGCCAGTCCAGATAGTTGCGGGTGACGCCATACTCCGGCGAGCCCTGTTCCAGCACCTGCAGCTTCTGGACCTCGTCCCAGAACCGTTCCTGCACCGCCTCGGGCGGCTCCAGTTTGGCCATGCGCTCCTCGAAACGCTCGACATCCGCGGTCTTGTCGTCCTTGGCCATGCCCAGTTCGCGCTGGATAACCTTGAGCTGTTCCTTCAGGAAAAACTCCCGCTGGTGCTTCTGGACCTTGGCGTTGACCTCTTCGCTGATTTCCGATTGCAGGCGCGCGACTTCCTGCTCCTTGCGCATCAGCAGCAGCACTTTTTCCATGCGTCGGAGCAGGGGCACGGTGTTCAGTACGTCCTGCAGCTCCGCACCGGGAGCGCTGGTCATGGACGCGCCGAAGTCGGCCAGGGGCGAACTGTCGTCCGGCCCAAAGCGCGACAGGTACTGCTTGACCTCCTCGCCGTAGAGCGGGTTGGTGCGCAGCAGTTCCTTGATGGCGCTGATGATGGCCAGGGTGTAGGCCTTGAGTTCGTCGGCGTCTTCCTCCGGTTCCCGCGGGTACTCCACTTCCACCAGGTACGGTGGCTTGCGCCGCAGCCACTGCACAATCCGGAACCGCTGCAGGCCCTGGGCGATGAACTGGACCTTGCCGCCTTCCTGCTGGGCCTGATGCACCCGCACCGCGCAGCCGGTAATTTCCAGCTGGTCGCTGGCGGGGATGCCCTGTTCGGCCTCGTGTTCCTCGACGAAACAGATGCCCAGCACCCGGTGGTCGGTCTCGCCCACCCGTTTCAGGGTCTCCTGCCAGGGATCCTGGTTGACCATGACTGGCTGGACCTGGGCGGGAAAGAACGGCCGGTTCGACACCGGCAGCACGTACATGCGGGTTGGCATCATCTGCTGGGGCAGGGCCAGGCTCTTGCTGTGCTCGTCCTTACCGATGTATTCGGTCAGGTCTTCCTCGAATTCCTCAAGCGACTCGGTGCGGTTTTCGTCATTCATGCGGTCAATTATCCTTGGGAACGATGGTCGGGGCGCCCGGCGGGTGTCGGTGCGTCCGGGACCGTGGCGACGTCTATCTAGCCTATGTAACGGCAGTTACGGTGATTTCAAGGAATTGGTCTTATCGTCGCAGCTGCTTGATTTTTGGGCATCCGGCCCCATGAATGATGGCAGTTCCCGTTTCATTCGAATTTCAGGTGTCACCCATGAGCGATTCCCCCTACATTTTTGAAGCCACCATGGAAAACTTCCAGCAGGATGTGATGGAAGCCTCGGCCACCACACCGATCCTGGTGGATGTCTGGGCCGACTGGTGTGCCCCCTGCAAGCAGCTGATGCCCGTGCTGGAAAAGCTCGCCAACGAGTACCAGGGCGGCTTTCGCCTGGCCAAGGTCAACGCCGACCAGCAGCAGGAGCTGACTTCCAGTCTGGGCGTGCGCAGCCTGCCCACCATCATCCTGGTCAAGAACGGCCAGGCCGTGGACGGTTTCAATGGGGCCCTGCCTGAAGGCGAGATTCGCAAGGTGCTGGACAAGCACGTGGAGGCGCCGCAGGAAGACCCCTACGACAAGGCCCACCGGCTCTGGGAAGCCGGGGACGTGGAGGGCGCCACGGCGATCCTGACTGAGCTGAACCAGAAGGACCCGGAAAACCTGAAGGTGCTGATCGACCTGGCCCAGCTGAAAGCCGAGTCGGGTGATCTGGAAACCGCGGAGCAGGTGCTGGCCAGCCTGCCACCGGAGGAGAAAATGCAGCACCAGGCCAAGCAACTGGCGGCCCGGGTGAAGTTTCTCAAGCAGTCTGCGGAACTGCCGCCGATCAAGGACCTGGAGATGGCGCTGGAGCAGGATCCGAAAGACCCCAATGCCCTGCATCAGCTAGCCCTGCATCACGTGCTGCGTGAAAACAACGCCGCGGCCATGGATCTGTTGATCCGGTTGATGCAGGTGGACAGCAAGTACAAGGACGAGGCCGCCAAGACCACGCTGATCGAGCTGTTCGACAAACTGGGTAACAACAACCCGGACGTACGTACCTACCGGCGCAAGCTGTATACCCTGATGCATTAACGCTCAGCCAGCGGACGCTCAGGCTGGCAGGTAGCTTGCGTCGATGGTCTGATTCGCTGCAGGCAGGCAGGCAGGCAGGCAGGCAGGTGGGGCGGGCGGTTCAGAGAAGGGCGCGGGGATGATCCCCGCGCCGGATTGCATTTAACCGCCGGTTTGCACCAGGATGGCCAGGCCCAGTTCATTCGGGTTGCCTGGCCCAGTCGGCTGCCAGCGTACGTTGAAGATGCCCAGGCTCGCGTCTTCGTTGAAGAAGCCCTCCAGGGTCGTGGTTCCCTCTTCATCACTGACCACCAGGTCGGTCGGCTCGGACCCACCCAGGCTGACGGCTACCTCAATATCGGCCACCTCTTCGGTGCTGACCTCGATGTCGCCGCCCAACCCGGCCTTGATGACCTCAAAGAAGGTGCCATCAATG harbors:
- a CDS encoding tetratricopeptide repeat protein, encoding MLSRYLSRFLTARSPRRHPARALTSSLAAFALVALTFTGQATAQGTEQSPAGKPDVTADDVAAALADLEEPMYTPFIELYLLEESKALRKEMQNTRAELIEKVVDKELSVADKTMSYATDTVTYFFYLIAGATSILVVIGWNSIRDMRNQLTSLAEKRVNELVVEYEKRLEAIEDQLKQKSDIIHQNQAEIERTNEVHSLWLKASQETSQQNKIAAYDQILDLRPDDVEALSYKADAVLEMQEPLWAISLCQRALKLAPDNGHAHYQLACAYAEIGRWEDAVATLQKAIDISEAYRDDASVDVSFEHLREHESFRALVFTDQNDSTDA
- a CDS encoding branched-chain amino acid ABC transporter substrate-binding protein; amino-acid sequence: MRTSVKKLATAVSTSIALMGAGHAAAEIQIGIAGPMTGPVAQYGDMQFSGARMAIEQINANGGVMGEQLVGVEYDDVCDPKQAVTVANNLVNDGVRFVVGHLCSSSSQPASDIYEDEGILMVTPASTSPEITERGYELVFRTIGLDSMQGPVAANYIASLNPQRVAIVHDKQQYGEGIATAVRDTLKNQGVEIAMFEGITAGDKDFSSLVTKLKQANVDYVYYGGYHPELGLILRQARQADLDATFMGPEGVGNKDINTIAGEAAEGLLVTLPPSFDQKAENQALVKAFEGKGEDPSGPFVLTSYAAVQLIADGIEKAESTDPFDVAAALRSGAYETPIGTVEYDKAGDMKSFEFVVYEWHSDGSKTPVN
- the lon gene encoding endopeptidase La; protein product: MNDENRTESLEEFEEDLTEYIGKDEHSKSLALPQQMMPTRMYVLPVSNRPFFPAQVQPVMVNQDPWQETLKRVGETDHRVLGICFVEEHEAEQGIPASDQLEITGCAVRVHQAQQEGGKVQFIAQGLQRFRIVQWLRRKPPYLVEVEYPREPEEDADELKAYTLAIISAIKELLRTNPLYGEEVKQYLSRFGPDDSSPLADFGASMTSAPGAELQDVLNTVPLLRRMEKVLLLMRKEQEVARLQSEISEEVNAKVQKHQREFFLKEQLKVIQRELGMAKDDKTADVERFEERMAKLEPPEAVQERFWDEVQKLQVLEQGSPEYGVTRNYLDWLTQVPWGIHSEDHFDLAEARRILDRDHDGLDDVKDRIVEFLAEGTFKGEVSGSILLLVGPPGVGKTSIGHSVADALGRKFYRFSVGGMRDEAEIKGHRRTYIGAMPGKFVQALKDSKVANPVIMLDEIDKIGASFQGDPASALLETLDPEQNREFLDHYLDVRMDLSKVLFICTANQLDTIPRPLLDRMDVIRLSGYIAEEKLAIAKHYLLPRLLKRAGLLKKQLNISDAAIKQVIEGYAREAGVRGLEKLLHKIIRKGIVKLLEKPDSAVKVGVSDLAEYLGQPAFRKEKSLKGIGVVTGLAWTAMGGATLSIEASRIHSSQRGFRLTGQLGEVMKESAEIAYSYVSSNLKRFKGDPTFFDKSFVHLHVPEGATPKDGPSAGVTMATALLSIARKEAPQPNIAMTGELTLTGQVLPVGGIREKVIAARRQKIANLILPEANRGDYEELPAYLKDGLTVNFAKHYNDVFQVCFGQKPRKGSSVH
- a CDS encoding high-affinity branched-chain amino acid ABC transporter permease LivM, with the protein product MAAHNLKHALFCAVITLVIAYPILGFNLEAQGINVTITGADTFTLLSVAVAAVVVFLFQLFRDSIMGKVGDLTSLTAGKHKEPLAENKRAKIESWVLTGIVVLALFWPFFVSRGAVDLATLVLIYIMLALGLNVVVGLAGLLDLGYVAFYAVGAYTFALLSQYLGVSFWLALPIGALLAALFGLVLGFPVLRLRGDYLAIVTLGFGEIIRILLNNWTTLTGGPNGIGGIPDPTLFGMEFGRRVKEEGNTSFHETFGIAYSGEHKVIFLYLIALVLAVFTALVIRRFMRMPVGRAWEALREDEIAARSLGLSRTAVKLSAFTIGAFFAGFAGTVFASKQGFISPESFVFLESAIILAIVVLGGMGSQIGVVLAAIAVTILPELAREFSEYRMLIFGAAMVLMMVWRPQGLMPMRRIHIELKKQE
- the livH gene encoding high-affinity branched-chain amino acid ABC transporter permease LivH — its product is MQDLLYFFQQLINGLTIGSTYALIAIGYTMVYGIIGMINFAHGEIYMIGAYTALIAITGLATLGIAWLPLILIVALVCAMIVSSSMGWAVERVAYRPVRGRHRLIPLISAIGMSIFLQNYVHLAQGSRNIGFPALIEGGFTFGSDGAFQMSLSYMQITIFITTLICMTVLSLFISRSRTGRACRAVSQDLGMANLLGIDTNRIISATFVIGAALAAVAGLLLGMYYGSVDPLFGFIAGLKAFTAAVLGGIGSIPGAMLGGLILGVSESMTSGYLSGEYKDVVSFGLLILILLFKPTGLLGKPEVEKI
- a CDS encoding MarR family transcriptional regulator encodes the protein MNNYEQVLVALRRVIRATDLHSKRLSKHAGLTGPQLLIMRTIRDLGEVTIGTIADKVSLSQATVTTILDRLEHRSLVYRVRSTQDKRKVHAHLTEQGAEILARAPNPLQEDFIKKFQSLDEWEQTMILASLQRVANMMDADDIDASPVLHVGPVLREDGWKSDPKG
- the trxA gene encoding thioredoxin, which gives rise to MSDSPYIFEATMENFQQDVMEASATTPILVDVWADWCAPCKQLMPVLEKLANEYQGGFRLAKVNADQQQELTSSLGVRSLPTIILVKNGQAVDGFNGALPEGEIRKVLDKHVEAPQEDPYDKAHRLWEAGDVEGATAILTELNQKDPENLKVLIDLAQLKAESGDLETAEQVLASLPPEEKMQHQAKQLAARVKFLKQSAELPPIKDLEMALEQDPKDPNALHQLALHHVLRENNAAAMDLLIRLMQVDSKYKDEAAKTTLIELFDKLGNNNPDVRTYRRKLYTLMH